The following proteins are encoded in a genomic region of Amycolatopsis sulphurea:
- the exaC gene encoding acetaldehyde dehydrogenase ExaC, with the protein MAVYAAPNTEGSVVGYESRYDHYIGGEYVAPAGGQYFENPTPVTGKTFTEIARGTSADIEKALDAAEGAAPAWGRTSIEERSGILLKIADRMEQHLEKIAVAEAWENGKPVRETLAADIPLAIDHFRYFAGALRAQEGGISQIDEHTVAYHFHEPLGVVGQIIPWNFPLLMAVWKLAPALAAGNAIVLKPAEQTPASIHLLMSLIGDLIPPGVVNIVNGFGVEAGKPLASSNRVRKVAFTGETTTGRLILQYASENIIPVTVELGGKSPNIFFDDVAAHNDAFYDKAQEGFALFALNQGEVCTCPSRALIQAGIYDQFLGDGVERVKRIKQGNPLDTETQVGAQASNDQLEKILSYIDIGKQEGAKVLTGGAQADLGGDLSGGYYVQPTVFEGDNKMRIFQEEIFGPVVSVAKFDDYADALKIANDTLYGLGAGVWSRDGNTAYRAGRDIQAGRVWVNNYHAYPAHAAFGGYKASGIGRENHKMMLDHYQQTKNMLVSYSDQALGFF; encoded by the coding sequence ATGGCCGTTTACGCCGCACCGAACACCGAAGGCTCCGTGGTCGGCTACGAGAGCCGCTACGACCACTACATCGGCGGTGAGTACGTCGCCCCGGCGGGCGGGCAGTACTTCGAGAACCCGACGCCGGTGACCGGCAAGACCTTCACCGAGATCGCCCGCGGTACCTCGGCCGACATCGAGAAAGCGCTCGATGCGGCCGAAGGGGCCGCGCCGGCCTGGGGCCGAACCTCGATCGAGGAGCGCTCCGGCATCCTGCTCAAGATCGCCGACCGGATGGAGCAGCACCTCGAAAAGATCGCGGTCGCCGAGGCCTGGGAGAACGGCAAGCCGGTCCGGGAGACCCTCGCCGCGGACATCCCGCTCGCGATCGATCATTTCCGCTACTTCGCCGGCGCGCTGCGGGCTCAGGAGGGCGGAATCTCGCAGATCGACGAGCACACCGTCGCCTACCACTTCCACGAGCCGCTCGGCGTGGTCGGGCAGATCATCCCGTGGAACTTCCCGCTGCTGATGGCGGTGTGGAAGCTGGCTCCGGCGCTGGCCGCGGGCAACGCGATCGTGCTCAAGCCCGCCGAGCAGACCCCGGCCTCCATCCACCTGCTGATGTCGCTCATCGGCGACCTCATTCCGCCGGGCGTGGTGAACATCGTCAACGGCTTCGGCGTCGAAGCGGGCAAGCCGCTGGCCTCCAGCAACCGGGTGCGCAAGGTCGCGTTCACCGGGGAGACCACCACCGGGCGGCTGATCCTGCAGTACGCCAGCGAGAACATCATCCCGGTCACCGTGGAACTCGGCGGCAAGAGCCCGAACATCTTCTTCGACGACGTCGCCGCGCACAACGACGCGTTCTACGACAAGGCGCAGGAGGGCTTCGCGCTCTTCGCGCTGAACCAGGGCGAGGTCTGCACCTGCCCGTCGCGCGCGTTGATCCAGGCGGGCATCTACGACCAGTTCCTCGGCGACGGCGTCGAGCGCGTGAAGCGGATCAAGCAGGGCAACCCGCTCGACACCGAGACCCAGGTCGGTGCGCAGGCCTCCAACGACCAGCTGGAGAAGATCCTGTCCTACATCGACATCGGCAAGCAGGAGGGCGCGAAGGTGCTCACCGGCGGTGCGCAGGCCGACCTCGGCGGCGACCTGTCCGGCGGCTACTACGTGCAGCCGACGGTGTTCGAGGGCGACAACAAGATGCGCATCTTCCAGGAGGAGATCTTCGGCCCGGTGGTGTCCGTGGCGAAGTTCGACGACTACGCGGACGCGCTCAAGATCGCCAACGACACGCTGTACGGCCTCGGCGCGGGTGTCTGGTCGCGTGACGGCAACACCGCCTACCGCGCCGGCCGCGACATCCAGGCGGGGCGGGTGTGGGTGAACAACTACCACGCCTACCCCGCGCACGCGGCCTTCGGCGGCTACAAGGCTTCCGGGATCGGCCGGGAGAACCACAAGATGATGCTGGACCACTACCAGCAGACGAAGAACATGCTGGTCTCCTACTCCGATCAGGCGCTGGGCTTCTTCTGA
- a CDS encoding DUF779 domain-containing protein, which produces MGERVDLTPAAADLLRRLVPAHGPVMFHQSGGCCDGSAPMCYPVGEFKVGVRDVHLGDLLVDGIEDVPVWMSGPQFEYWKHTHLTIDVVPGRGSGFSLEAPEGVRFLIRSRLLTDEESARLNG; this is translated from the coding sequence ATGGGTGAGCGGGTCGACCTGACGCCGGCCGCCGCGGACCTGCTGCGGCGGCTGGTACCCGCGCACGGGCCGGTGATGTTCCACCAGTCCGGCGGATGCTGCGACGGCAGCGCCCCGATGTGTTACCCGGTAGGCGAATTCAAGGTCGGCGTGCGCGACGTGCATCTCGGCGACCTGCTCGTGGACGGGATCGAGGACGTGCCGGTGTGGATGTCCGGCCCGCAGTTCGAGTACTGGAAGCACACCCATCTCACCATCGACGTGGTGCCGGGCCGGGGCAGCGGATTCTCCCTGGAGGCCCCGGAAGGGGTGCGCTTCCTGATCCGCTCCCGGCTGCTCACCGACGAGGAATCGGCGCGGCTGAACGGCTGA